The genomic interval GCAATCAGCTGAATTCAAGAAAAATTATATGAACGGTGAATATGGATTACACCGGATGTTTTTTGAACATACTGGTTCTATCATCATCGTGAATCAGATGAAGATATCTGTTTTTGGCCTCTTCGGCAAACCTTTCAAGAATGGCTTTAAGGTCGCTATTGTTCAATGCATTTTCCACATCAGGATCTGATCCTATCTTTCCTAAAGAGAAAATTCTATTATCTTCTGGAGTGAATTTCACCTCTTCTTCAAAATCAAAAGTTTTGTCACAAATGGATGATATGATCCTTTCCACCGCCCTTACAAAAGCTTCTCTAACTTCTTCCGGTTTCTTTGCCAGGTTTAACTCTTCACGATAAGTCTTGGACACTTCTTTTTCCAAATTTACATAGCTGTCCATTTGAATCCCTCCTTCACCATGAAGTGGAATAAAACCGACGAAGTTCTTTTAAAAATTCCCAAGCAAGTAATTCACCAACGTTAGAGATGCTATCACGGCAGTTTCTGTTCTAAGAATTCTTTTACCCATTTTCACACTTTCAAAGCCATTTGCTTTGAAGAAATCATTTTCCCTTTCGCTGAATCCGCCCTCTGGTCCTACGGCAATTATCACGTTGTTTGAAAACTGCAAGTCTTTAAAAGTTCTATATGTCTTTGTGTCTAAGAGGATTTTCGTTGCGTCTTTTGAAAATTCTTGATACTGTGCATCTTTTATTTCAGGCAAATAGAAAGAACCACATTGCTTCATTGCATCGCGGGCAACGAATTTCATTTTCATTAATTTTGACTCCGTTTTCTTCCTTGTGGTTCGTTCCATATTCATAAACCATAGTCGATTTGCCCCTAACTCAACCGCTTTTTCAATTGCAAATTTTGTTCTTTCCCATCTTACGGGTGAAAGCACAATCGTTATGTTAGTGGTGGAAGGAGGTTGGAAATCCAATTTTTGGAGTATTTCGGCGGTACTTGAAGATGCAAGTTTTCCAAGGTAAAGGGTGCCTTTGCCATCCGTGAACTTTATTTCAGAATTTTTTGAATACCTCAGAACCTTAATATGGCGCATTTCGTGCTCATCAAAATGCGCCATTTTTCCATCTATTTGAGCGAAGAAGAAAGAAGACATCAGATCTCTTCTTTTCCTCCCATATAAGGTCTCAAAACTTCTGGAACTTCTATTTTTCCGTTTTCTTTCTGGTAGTTCTCGAATATCGCCACGAGTGTTCTTCCAACGGCTAACCCTGAACCGTTCAAAGTGTGCACGAAATCAAGGGTGTTATCGGATTTTCTGTATCTTTCATTTGCTCTTCTAGCTTGGTAATCCGTTACGTTACTGCAAGAAGAGATTTCCTTGTAATTGTTGTAAGAAGGCAACCATACCTCGATGTCGTACGTTCTTGATGCCACAAATCCCAGATCACCTGTACACAGTTCTATAACCCTGTAAGGAAGTTTTAGATACTGTAAGACTTCTTCTGCATCGTGCGTAAGCGCTTCCAAAGCCTCATAAGATTCTTCTGGGCGCGTGTACATGACGAGTTCCACTTTGTCAAATTGATGCTGGCGGATCATGCCTTTGACGTCCTTACCGTAACTTCCAGCTTCCCTTCTATAACAAGGGGTGTAAGCCACGTATTTAAGAGGAAGGTTTTTTTCATCTATTATCTCGTTTGTGTGCAAAGCCGAAAGGGGAACTTCAGCCGTGGGAATGAGGAAAAGATCATCGAGAGTGGTGGAATAGGATTCCTCTTCAAACTTTGGCAATTTTCCAGTGTTTATCATCGTTTCACGGCTTACCATATGTGGAGGCATTACCTCAGTATAACCGTGTTTTGTGGTATGTAAGTCCAACATGAAAGATATCAATGCCCTTTCCATTTGTGCTGCTTCTCTGTAAAGAATCGTGAAACGTGAACCGGATAATTTCGAAGCTCTTTCAAAATCCAACAAATTCCTTTGAGGTCCAAGCTCCCAATGGGCTTTAGGATCAAAGTCAAATTTTCTGGGCTCTCCCCATTTTCTTATTTCTACATTTTCCGTTTCATCTTTTCCAACGGGTACCTTCTCAAAGGGAAGATTTGGAATGTTTAAAAGTTTATCCTTTAATTCTTTCTGCAATTTTGAAAGTTCCGTTTCATCTGCCTTTATCTCTCTTGAAAGATCTTTTCCCCTTTCCAAAATGCGTTTTGCGCCTTCTTCATCATTTGCAGCTTTAAACCTTGCCACTTCTTTCGAAATAGAATTTCTCTCTGCTCGTGATGAATTCAGCGTTGTGGTAAGCTCTCTTATCTTTTTATCAAGTTCTAAGACTTCATCTATTTCTTCAGGCTTTACCTTTCTTCTTTTCAATAACTCTTTTACCCTTTCCGGATCATTTCTTATGAGCTTTATATCCAACAACTCCCTCACCTCCGTTTTTGAAAGTATATCTCTTTTTAGCTTTTAAGGCAAGAACGAGTGATATAATCTCCTTGAAATTTTAAAAAACAGAAGGGAGAAGAAAAATGGAGAAATTAAAAGTTTGCATTCCAACAAAGGACGAAAAAACCATCTACAAAGGCCATTTGGGAGATGCGGATCTTTTCATGATCTACGAATGGGATGGAAAAGACTACAAATTGGTGGAAAAGAAGAAGAACATACCATTTGAGGAGAAAAAGCATGGCGATCAAAAGAAAATGCAGCATATTTTGAGCATAGTTGGAAACTGTGAACTGTTCGTCGGTAGCATGCTGAGCCCTAATTTCCTGAACCTGCGGGATAAAACTAAAATTCAGCCCGTTGTTTCAAAAATAGAAGATATTGAGAAAACCTTTGAAGTGTTAAACAAAAATGTTGAAACGATTGAAGAGCTCACTCAAAAGAGAAAAAACGGTGAACATCCACGCGTTATTCCTCAAATTTCTGAAGACGAAACGCGTTTGCTTTCATGATTGATACAGAAAAAGTAAATTTTCGGCACATTTTAGCCGATATAAGAGTATTAGAAAGGGGGAATGTAAATGAGAAAGGCAAAGATTTTTTTGTTACTTGTAACAATAATCGTGTTGGCGCTAGTGCTTTCTTCTTGTGCTATAAATGTATTTAAAGGCATTGACAAGCCAAGCAACTTATCAGATGCTGCAAACAGCGCCCTTGAATCGGCAAATAACGGTGATGCTCAAAGTGCTGTTAATCTTTCTACTCAAGTGATAACTGAAGTTGCAAGCTCTTCATCTGAAAGTCCTGATCTTTATTCCGCTCTTACAACGTCCGCCACGTCAAGTCAGTCCAAAGAAATTATCGACGAAGTGGCTTCCAATGTGAGTGAAATAAAAGAAAAAATTCTGAGTGGGAATATCTCAAAATCAAGCACTGAAGGTGTGGCAGTTAAAAATGCAGCTGTGGCAATGGTGAGATCCGTCGCAAAAGTGAAAAAGATTGAGATTTCAGATGTTATAAACAACATTTTGAAGGTCTTAGCTTCTACTTCTCAAAATGCCAACTATCAAACAAAAAGTAACGCACTTCTTGCCACTACACCTTCCGCCACGCAGATCTCGCAGACGATGCTCATGTTGTTATCCGTCACGAAAGATATGCCAACCATGAATTTAATGAGTGAACTCACCTCGTTGGTGGCAGTTTACGGCGGAAACGACGCATTTAATTGGGATGCTGCCACCATTTTGTACGATGCGCTTTACTCATCGACAGCCTTTTTTGATTCAAACGGAGACGGAATTTTGACAAAGCAAGACGAAATTTTCGAGTACATATGGGATTCGAATAAAGATGAGTTTAAAAATGTGAACGATGTAGATTGGAAAGGCGTATTAAAATTACAGCTTCCAACCTATGGCAATCAAACACTTTGTGAAAGATTCATGGAAAAATTTTATCAGGCCATATCGTGCTCAAGGGATGCTTTAAACCACCTCCCATCAAGCCTTAGCAACATGAACACGAGTGAAGCAAACTCATTTTTGAACGCTATGGAAAATATCTACAACAATCTTGATGCTGATAAGTTGGCGTCGTTTAAAACTTTTGGTGATTTCGTGTCGTTTATAGCGTCGAATTTTAATGGGATGTGATGGGTGCAATGAAAAGAACGCTACTTATAACGGCTGTTTTGATAATGTTAATCTCGCTTCTTTCATTTGCACTCGATTTAAGCTTTTACAATTCTTTTGAAACGCTGTGCATGGGAGAAACTTTTACAGGTATAGCCAATGACGAGAACGCTTTGTTTTACAATCCAGCCGGTCTTGCAAATGGTAATGGATGGGTGTTGAAACTTCCCAGCATGGATACAGATATGAGCTACGGCGCCGCAAGCGCCACCGTAAAAGCCTTAACGCATATCGATGAGATAAAATCCGTTCTTAACAGCGGAGATAACGTAAAGATAGGTACTTACTTTCTCAACAATTATTCCAAAACTTTGAGTGGAAGAAATGATCTTCTTCTCAGAAGCAACGCGTATTTGGGATATGAAGGAGACAATTTTGCTGGCGTGATTTCAGCAATTGGTCAGGGATATGGTACCTCTTTTGTCTCTGGAGATATAATCCCATTTATTTCGCTTCACGCCAAGGCTGCAGCATACGTTCAAGTATCGGCAGCAGCTGCATTTGGCATGCAAAATTTTAAAATTTCATTTGGTGGAACTTACAGATATGGTTATGTTATGCCCCATATATATTCGATAGATAACCTATCTGTACTTATGGTAAATTCTTCAACATTCGATCCAGATCTAACTTACGAAGCAACTTCTGATGCCGATTTAGGCGTGAAAATTTCTTTGAAAAACGTAACCTTTGGTGGACTGTGGCATGGAATCTTGAATTCACAGGATTCAAATGTGAGAATCGGGGTTGGATACGCATCTAAGGTTTTTTCAATTGGAATGGACTTTGAAAAAGTTTTTGACAACAGGTACTCATTTTTCAGAAGACTGCATATGGGGTTACAGTACACTCCATTTGATTTTGTCCATTTTTACGGCGGACTTTCCGCTGGATGGTTCACCGGTGGCGTGAAGTTGAATTTTGGAAGTTTAGGATTTTATGTAGGCACATACGTTTTGAATTATGGATATCACGCAGGATACGATTACCAAAGAATGTATACGATTGGGTTTGAACTGTAAGTAAATTCGGCAAAGCGTTCATAAAAAAGCTTCCCTACGTAGGGAAGCTTTTTTTAAGTGATAGTGAGAAAGTAGCGTCATTTTCTCTCACAAAAACGCTTTACTCCTGCTTTGGTTTTACAAGAAAGAAGCGCTTTCCATGGTACTCTATGATTTTAACTGCTGGGTTGTTTTGGACTTTTAAAATCATCTCTTCCTCAGAGAACCCAAACTTTTCTGCCAGCTCTTTGATCTGCTCTTCTCTCATTGGATGGCGTTCACAGATTTTGATTATCTCATCGTAAAGCTTGCTTGGATCGTCTATATGGAATTCTCCTTCTTCGTAACCGCTTATAACATAGCTGTGAAGGATTTCGTGAGCTTTTACAAGGGATTCTTCATCTGGAATTTCCACCCATTTTTCTGCAGGTGGTCGAATTGGGACATTGACGTAAACACGATCTGAACTAATTTCTTTTAAAATTCCTGCAATTCCTTTAAGATGTTTTTCATCATCGTTTATGCCCTTCACAAGCATCACTTCAACCCACAATTGTCCATTCCGAATTTTCGAGAAAACTTTTAATCCTTCCACCATTTTATTAAAATCTATTTCTCCGTGCGGTCTGTTTATCTTTTTGAACGTTTCTTCATCGTCCGCATCTAAAGAAGGCAACACAACGTCAGCATCTTTTAAATCATTTCTTACATCTTCCATGTACAAAAGAGATCCATTTGTGATAACTGCAACCGGAAGTTTTGTTCTTAGCTTCGTCTCTCTTATGAGATAATCCAATGATTTGCAAAGAGTCGGTTCTCCTTCGCCGACAAAGGTCACGTAGTCTATACCGTTGGGATTGTTTTTAACCGCATCTAAGATCTCGTTTAGTATTTCTTGCGGATCGTAAAAATCTTGACGAAGGTTTGTCATGTGATCGGTTCTTCCAAGCTGGCAGTAAACGCAGGAATAATTACAAGTCTTTGAGGGTATTGGACTTACCCCCAAAGACTTTCCCAACCTTCTAGATGGAACAGGGCCGTAAACGTGCTTGTATTCCATCACCAATCGCCTTGCCCAAAACCACGGCCACGTCCCATGCCACGGCCCTGTCCACGCCCCATTCCTCTACCCATTCCGCTCATTCCGCGTCCTCCTCCTATACCACGTAAGGAAGGATTTTCAGAATTTGGGCGTATGGCGTTGGTAGGACATGCTTCCATACATTTGCCACATCTGGTACATATGGAGTTGTTTATTTGAGCCTTTCCATTTACCATTTTTATGGCTCCGTCTACTGGGCACACATTCACACATATGCCACAGCCTTTGCATAAATCTTCTCTAACCCATGGCATATCTCATCACCCTTTCATCACTTTATTTTCAACCTTGTTCCATATTTTCTTTATTTCATTTGCTGAAGGGCAATCGTACGAAATAACGGGTTTAGCCTGTTCGGTGGCGGTTTTTACCATCGTATCGTAAGGTATCTTCCCAAGTATTTCCAACGAGCTCTCTTCACAATACTTTTCTATTTTCCGGGTTTGTTCTTCGTTGATATCGTATTTGTTTATCACAATTCCCATTGGTATTCTGAAATGTTCAACGGTTTTAACGATACGCTTTAAATCGTGCAGGCCACTCATCGTTGGTTCGGCGACGATAACGACGTAACTTGTGGAAGTTATAGAAGACGTTGCAGGGCACCCTATACCTGGAGCACCATCTATGATGATGAGATGGATATCTTCTTCATGTGCCACGCTTACAGCCTTCTTTCTAACTTCCGCTATAAGCCCTCCTGTCGTTTCTTCGCCGGGCCTCAAAAGTGCGTGGATCATAGGTCCTTTTTCCGTTTGGGAAGAGTAATATTCTCCACTCAAGCTGTCTTCAAGTCTCAAAGCACCAGTTGGACACTTCATGACGCAGGCGTTGCATCCTTCACATGCATATTCTTTTACAAAATACTTTTCTCCATCAAATCCTATCGCTTCAAACCTGCACGTTTCTTGACATATTCCACATTTTGTACATTTATTTTGGTCTAAAACGGCTTTTTTCGATCCTACGTATTGCTGAGTTTCCTTTATTTCCGGTTTCAAAATTATATGGAGATTTGGGGCATCAACATCGCAATCGGCCATTACCCTTGAATCGGCTAGATAAGAAAATGAAGCCGACAACGTTGTTTTACCCGTTCCGCCTTTTCCACTTACTATCGCTATTTGCTTCAACATTTGACGTTCGCCTCGACTTTCTCATACAAGTCGGTGAATTTTTTTACATATTCATTTTTGTCTTTCGAAAAAAGCCTACCATTCGAATAGCTTCTCGCTATTTCTACATCGTAAGGTATTTTCATCATAAGAGGAATGTTTTCGCTCTCAAGATATTTTTCAACTTCGGTGTAAACTCCATCGTATCTGTTTATGATTACTCCCATTGGGATATCAAGTTCTCTTATGGCTTCCACCGATAGCTGTAAATCGTGTAGTCCAAAGGGCGTCGGTTCGGTAACCAAGAGTGCAAAATCCATATCTTGCAGCGTTTCAACCACCGGGCATGACGTGCCTGGAGGAGAATCTATAACGATTACATCTGCGTTTTCATCCATATGCTTTTTCATCTGTCTTATTATTCTTACCGCTGAGGGCTCTCCTATGTTAAGTATTCCTTCGCCAAACGAAATTCCATCTTTTGTCTTGCCAAGTTTTACTTTTCCTATTGGTTTTGGCTCTTCTGAAATAGCGTTGACAGGGCATACCATAGAGCAAACTCCACAACCGTGACACAGGTATTCAAATACCATTATATGTTTTGGTGAAACACTTATAGCCGAGAACTCGCACGCCTTGGCACATGCACCACAATGAGTGCATACGTTCCTATCAATTTTTGGAATCAAGATGTCGACAGATTCTTCTTGAGTGTACTCAACTTCAAAGAAGATATGAGAGTTTGGCTCTTCTGCATCTGCATCCAAAAGCTGAACTTTCTTCCCCATTTTGCGAAGGGAATAAGCCAAGTTCGTCGCGACAGTTGTTTTTCCGGTTCCACCTTTTCCAGACAGGACAGCTATTTTCCTCATACTTTTTTCAATTCTCCATTTTCAAATTTTTCTATCGCTTCCGATGCCTTTAAGCCTCTTCCATCGTACACGGCTATTTCAGCGCTTTTCAAGGCTTCCATAGCATTTCCGCCTGGTAAAGCGGATATCAAAACTTCAGCACCGTTGTCTATAGTAATTTGAACTGCCTTAGGCCCCATACCATGTGCCATGTCAGCATCGTTGCTTATGGACTCAAATTTCTTGTTTTCCGTATCGTAAATCAAAAAATAGGGGGCCCTTGCAAATCTATCCGCTATTGCGCTTTCCAACGTTGGTTCATTTGTTGCGAGCATGATCTTCATAAAAACACCTCCAAAAATTTTATGTATTTTGCATATATATGATATATGCTTGATTTTTCGTATGCTTTTCAAAAAGATGA from Mesoaciditoga lauensis cd-1655R = DSM 25116 carries:
- a CDS encoding RsmE family RNA methyltransferase, whose translation is MSSFFFAQIDGKMAHFDEHEMRHIKVLRYSKNSEIKFTDGKGTLYLGKLASSSTAEILQKLDFQPPSTTNITIVLSPVRWERTKFAIEKAVELGANRLWFMNMERTTRKKTESKLMKMKFVARDAMKQCGSFYLPEIKDAQYQEFSKDATKILLDTKTYRTFKDLQFSNNVIIAVGPEGGFSERENDFFKANGFESVKMGKRILRTETAVIASLTLVNYLLGNF
- the serS gene encoding serine--tRNA ligase, with the translated sequence MLDIKLIRNDPERVKELLKRRKVKPEEIDEVLELDKKIRELTTTLNSSRAERNSISKEVARFKAANDEEGAKRILERGKDLSREIKADETELSKLQKELKDKLLNIPNLPFEKVPVGKDETENVEIRKWGEPRKFDFDPKAHWELGPQRNLLDFERASKLSGSRFTILYREAAQMERALISFMLDLHTTKHGYTEVMPPHMVSRETMINTGKLPKFEEESYSTTLDDLFLIPTAEVPLSALHTNEIIDEKNLPLKYVAYTPCYRREAGSYGKDVKGMIRQHQFDKVELVMYTRPEESYEALEALTHDAEEVLQYLKLPYRVIELCTGDLGFVASRTYDIEVWLPSYNNYKEISSCSNVTDYQARRANERYRKSDNTLDFVHTLNGSGLAVGRTLVAIFENYQKENGKIEVPEVLRPYMGGKEEI
- a CDS encoding NifB/NifX family molybdenum-iron cluster-binding protein → MEKLKVCIPTKDEKTIYKGHLGDADLFMIYEWDGKDYKLVEKKKNIPFEEKKHGDQKKMQHILSIVGNCELFVGSMLSPNFLNLRDKTKIQPVVSKIEDIEKTFEVLNKNVETIEELTQKRKNGEHPRVIPQISEDETRLLS
- a CDS encoding radical SAM protein, with amino-acid sequence MEYKHVYGPVPSRRLGKSLGVSPIPSKTCNYSCVYCQLGRTDHMTNLRQDFYDPQEILNEILDAVKNNPNGIDYVTFVGEGEPTLCKSLDYLIRETKLRTKLPVAVITNGSLLYMEDVRNDLKDADVVLPSLDADDEETFKKINRPHGEIDFNKMVEGLKVFSKIRNGQLWVEVMLVKGINDDEKHLKGIAGILKEISSDRVYVNVPIRPPAEKWVEIPDEESLVKAHEILHSYVISGYEEGEFHIDDPSKLYDEIIKICERHPMREEQIKELAEKFGFSEEEMILKVQNNPAVKIIEYHGKRFFLVKPKQE
- a CDS encoding DUF362 domain-containing protein, producing MPWVREDLCKGCGICVNVCPVDGAIKMVNGKAQINNSICTRCGKCMEACPTNAIRPNSENPSLRGIGGGRGMSGMGRGMGRGQGRGMGRGRGFGQGDW
- a CDS encoding ATP-binding protein, yielding MLKQIAIVSGKGGTGKTTLSASFSYLADSRVMADCDVDAPNLHIILKPEIKETQQYVGSKKAVLDQNKCTKCGICQETCRFEAIGFDGEKYFVKEYACEGCNACVMKCPTGALRLEDSLSGEYYSSQTEKGPMIHALLRPGEETTGGLIAEVRKKAVSVAHEEDIHLIIIDGAPGIGCPATSSITSTSYVVIVAEPTMSGLHDLKRIVKTVEHFRIPMGIVINKYDINEEQTRKIEKYCEESSLEILGKIPYDTMVKTATEQAKPVISYDCPSANEIKKIWNKVENKVMKG
- a CDS encoding ATP-binding protein is translated as MRKIAVLSGKGGTGKTTVATNLAYSLRKMGKKVQLLDADAEEPNSHIFFEVEYTQEESVDILIPKIDRNVCTHCGACAKACEFSAISVSPKHIMVFEYLCHGCGVCSMVCPVNAISEEPKPIGKVKLGKTKDGISFGEGILNIGEPSAVRIIRQMKKHMDENADVIVIDSPPGTSCPVVETLQDMDFALLVTEPTPFGLHDLQLSVEAIRELDIPMGVIINRYDGVYTEVEKYLESENIPLMMKIPYDVEIARSYSNGRLFSKDKNEYVKKFTDLYEKVEANVKC
- a CDS encoding NifB/NifX family molybdenum-iron cluster-binding protein, whose product is MKIMLATNEPTLESAIADRFARAPYFLIYDTENKKFESISNDADMAHGMGPKAVQITIDNGAEVLISALPGGNAMEALKSAEIAVYDGRGLKASEAIEKFENGELKKV